Proteins encoded in a region of the Populus alba chromosome 13, ASM523922v2, whole genome shotgun sequence genome:
- the LOC118053629 gene encoding germin-like protein subfamily 1 member 16, with protein MEGLKFLIVFVVLALASSFASASDPSPLQDFCVAIKETDGVFVNGKFCKDPQQVTEKDFFFSGLNVPRDTSSPVGSNVTAVNVAQIPGLNTLGISLARIDFAPYGGLNPPHTHPRATEILVVVEGTLYVGFVTSNLANGDNRLITKVLNPGDVFVFPVGLIHFQLNVGKTNAVALASLSSQNPGVITIANAVFGADPPINPNVLTKAFQVDKKVVDYLQKQFWTDNNN; from the exons ATGGAAGGACTCAAGTTTCTAATAGTTTTTGTCGTCCTGGCTTTGGCTTCCTCATTTGCCTCTGCCTCTGATCCTAGTCCTCTTCAGGACTTCTGTGTTGCCATTAAAGAAACCGATGGTG TGTTCGTGAACGGAAAATTCTGCAAGGACCCACAGCAAGTTACTGAAAaggatttcttcttttctggacTCAACGTTCCTCGGGACACTTCCAGTCCAGTTGGTTCAAATGTCACTGCTGTCAATGTTGCTCAAATTCCAGGACTCAACACTCTTGGCATATCCTTGGCTCGCATTGATTTTGCACCATATGGTGGCCTGAACCCACCCCACACTCACCCTCGTGCCACTGAGATCCTAGTGGTCGTGGAGGGTACCCTCTATGTTGGTTTTGTTACATCTAACCTGGCTAACGGAGATAATCGCCTAATCACCAAGGTCTTAAATCCCGGAGATGTTTTTGTGTTCCCAGTCGGACTCATTCATTTCCAGCTCAATGTGGGAAAAACCAATGCCGTTGCATTAGCCAGTTTAAGCAGCCAGAACCCTGGTGTGATTACAATTGCAAACGCAGTGTTTGGAGCAGATCCACCCATTAATCCTAATGTTCTAACCAAGGCCTTCCAGGTGGACAAGAAGGTAGTCGACTATCTTCAGAAACAATTCTGGACGGACAACAACAATTAG
- the LOC140954463 gene encoding uncharacterized protein — protein METRNKSNTEFRNEVIEALAQHASQFDLLKTQHESRFDLLNNNMNQVTTSLQNHQNTISELQALSLHHSSNQQTIIQDVHSFTKGETSQKGRQLTFACSFPSASFDRSHQQLKLLFPKFCSDEPTGWVYKAEQFFEFQNIVNEQRVQVTTVAAYQEAFEGLSHRVDGLPEPFLVGCFIAGLRDDIRLDVKTKQAKTLGDTIGVARLVKERNLLQRKGKRFARSTVISRPLSTTNSGVLGPPLASKPINNTAPSLFRRITNQEARERREKGLCFYCDEKFIPGHRCQRPQLFMIEDSTPADTDTNEDCTVDIATVESFPEISFHAIAITEHPQTIRVIGKLKNKDVTMLIDGGSTHNFIDQSIVSQFGLQEIRDKTFQVMVANREKIFYGGWRTMACDFWSNRNRLQKSTMSFIDGGIKRMFQGIGRAGLEALSNKDLFNLQQTGLFLHITMTEHVDSTATYSSDLAVILDKFSHVFDTPTALPPNRSHDHCILLQPNNEPVSVHPYRYPYYQKTKIEKMVKELLESGLVRPSNSPFSSPVLLVKKVDGTWRFCVDFRALNHITVKDKYHILIVDELLDELHGARFFTKLDLRSGYHQIRVQESDIQKTAFHTHEGHYEFVVMSFGLTNALATFQSLMNDLFRPYLQKGVEVDPSKIQAMVDWPEPTTVKGVRGFLGLARYYRKFISGFGNIATPLTYCLGKEGFRWGINESTTFNKLKHALTSPPVLRLPDFSQCFFIECDAYGTGICIILIQQGQPTAFFSKALKGSSLALSTYEKRDVGHCQSHPYDYVVEYKKGPENKGADFLFRKDEINFMAVSLPQPDWWMHGVWFKGGKVYLNPSSPLIPSVLAEHHSSPFGSHFGYHITLARIQELLQPLSIPIKIWTEVSMDFVEGLPPSLGNTVIMVVLDRLSKYAHFVALKHPFTAITVAKSFIANVVKLHGIPVPVVSDRDKGTQLNMSSSYHPQSDGQTEVVNWTLEQYLRCFTGDQPHKWVDWLPWPEFSYNTAIHSSTKISPFEAVYGISPPNVLSYVPGTTRVQVVDEYLRDKDSVLQELRHQLVLARDRTKTQPDKHRREGGEVTRLKEAADVVVVVVISAVLGCLGRRTMGCLGAAGHGVATPVPRM, from the exons ATGGAGACTAGGAACAAAAGCAATACTGAGTTTCGCAATGAGGTCATTGAAGCATTGGCTCAGCATGCATCTCAATTTGATCTTCTTAAAACCCAACATGAGTCTCGTTTCGATCTCCTAAACAACAACATGAATCAAGTTACCACCTCCCTCCAAAACCACCAAAACACAATCAGTGAATTACAGGCATTGTCATTACATCACAGTTCCAATCAACAAACCATTATCCAAGATGTCCATTCTTTCACCAAGGGAGAAACTTCCCAAAAGGGTCGACAACTAACTTTTGCTTGTTCCTTTCCAAGTGCTAGTTTTGACAGGAGTCATCAACAGCTCAAACTGTTGTTTCCAAAATTCTGTAGTGATGAACCAACAGGATGGGTTTACAAGGCAGAGCAATTCTTTGAATTTCAGAACATTGTGAATGAGCAAAGAGT ACAAGTCACAACAGTAGCAGCATACCAAGAAGCTTTTGAAGGGCTATCACATCGTGTGGATGGGTTACCAGAACCATTCTTGGTTGGATGTTTCATTGCAGGACTTCGGGATGATATCCGTCTGGATGTCAAAACTAAACAAGCGAAGACTCTAGGAGACACCATTGGAGTTGCTCGCCTGGTGAAGGAACGTAATCTCCTACAAAGGAAAGGTAAGAGGTTTGCTCGATCTACAGTCATTTCTCGTCCTCTGTCTACCACCAATAGTGGTGTCTTGGGACCACCACTAGCATCCAAACCAATCAACAACACTGCTCCATCCTTATTCAGGAGGATAACCAATCAGGAAGCTCGTGAAAGACGTGAGAAGggtctttgtttttattgtgaTGAAAAATTCATACCAGGGCATCGTTGTCAAAGGCCACAGCTGTTTATGATTGAAGATTCCACACCAGCAGACACTGATACCAATGAGGATTGCACCGTTGACATTGCCACTGTGGAATCTTTTCCGGAGATATCTTTCCATGCCATCGCTATAACTGAGCATCCACAGACCATTCGTGTAATAGGAAAACTGAAGAACAAAGATGTCACAATGTTGATCGATGGAGGAAGTACACATAATTTCATCGACCAATCCATTGTCTCTCAATTCGGGCTGCAAGAAATTCGAGATAAGACGTTTCAGGTGATGGTGGCTAATCGTGAGAAGATTTTTTATGGCGGATG GCGTACAATGGCTTGCGACTTTTGGTCCAATAGAAACAGATTACAGAAATCTACGATGAGTTTCATAGATGGGGGTATCAAACGCATGTTTCAGGGAATTGGTCGTGCAGGGTTGGAGGCGTTATCCAATAAGGACCTTTTTAACTTGCAACAAACTGGGTTGTTTCTCCATATTACTATGACTGAGCATGTGGACTCCACTGCCACTTATTCCAGTGATCTCGCAGTAATTCTTGACAAATTTTCGCATGTTTTTGACACTCCAACAGCTTTGCCACCAAATCGTTCACATGACCACTGTATTCTACTTCAACCCAACAACGAACCTGTTAGTGTTCATCCATACAGGTACCCATACTATCAAAAAACTAAGATTGAAAAGATGGTTAAAGAACTTCTTGAATCCGGTTTAGTTCGTCCAAGCAACAGTCCTTTTTCATCTCCTGTTTTGTTGGTAAAAAAGGTAGATGGAACATGGCGATTTTGTGTAGATTTTCGGGCACTCAATCACATAACAGTGAAGGATAAATACCATATTCTGATTGTTGATGAGCTCTTGGATGAGCTGCATGGTGCCAGGTTTTTTACAAAACTGGATTTACGTTCGGGGTACCACCAAATTCGGGTTCAAGAGTCAGACATCCAGAAAACAGCTTTCCACACGCATGAAGGACACTATGAATTTGTAGTAATGTCGTTTGGTCTTACTAACGCCCTAGCTACTTTCCAGAGTCTCATGAACGATCTGTTCAGGCCATATCTTC AGAAAGGAGTCGAGGTTGATCCTTCCAAGATTCAGGCAATGGTTGATTGGCCCGAGCCTACAACAGTGAAGGGTGTGCGTGGCTTCTTGGGGTTGGCAAGATATTATAGAAAATTTATCAGTGGCTTTGGCAATATTGCAACACCATTGACTTATTGTTTAGGCAAGGAAGGATTTCGTTGGGGAATAAATGAGTCCACAACCTTCAACAAACTTAAACATGCCTTGACTTCACCTCCTGTTCTGCGATTGCCTGATTTTTCTCAGTGTTTCTTCATTGAATGTGATGCTTATGGTACTGGAATATGCATTATTCTTATTCAACAAGGTCAACCTACTGCATTCTTTAGTAAGGCATTGAAGGGTTCATCTTTGGCACTCTCCACTTAtgaaaaaagagatgttggccATTGTCAAAGCCATCC TTATGATTATGTGGTGGAATACAAAAAGGGCCCTGAAAACAAAGgtgctgattttttatttaggaaaGACGAGATCAACTTTATGGCAGTTTCCTTGCCTCAGCCCGATTGGTGGATGC ATGGTGTGTGGTTCAAAGGTGGCAAGGTATATTTGAATCCCTCTTCTCCATTAATTCCTTCAGTTTTGGCAGAGCATCACTCTTCTCCTTTTGGCAGCCATTTTGGTTACCACATAACTCTAGCAAGGATCCAAG AGCTGCTGCAGCCCTTATCTATTCCAATAAAAATATGGACTGAGGTATCTATGGATTTTGTGGAAGGTTTGCCTCCTTCATTGGGCAACACGGTGATCATGGTTGTGCTGGATCGTTTGAGTAAATATGCTCATTTTGTAGCTTTGAAGCATCCATTCACGGCCATTACTGTGGCCAAATCTTTCATTGCTAATGTTGTCAAGCTGCATGGCATTCCTGTGCCTGTTGTCAGCGATCGAGACAAG GGTACTCAGCTCAATATGAGCTCCAGTTATCATCCTCAATCGGATGGCCAAACTGAGGTAGTCAATTGGACACTGGAGCAGTATTTAAGATGTTTTACAGGTGATCAACCACATAAGTGGGTGGATTGGTTGCCTTGGCCAGAATTTAGTTATAATACTGCCATTCACTCTTCCACGAAGATTTCACCATTTGAAGCAGTTTATGGCATTTCACCACCAAACGTGCTTTCCTATGTGCCAGGAACTACTCGTGTCCAAGTTGTGGATGAGTATTTACGTGATAAAGATTCAGTCCTTCAGGAATTACGCCATCAACTAGTCCTTGCGAGAGATCGTACGAAAACTCAACCTGACAAACATCGTCGTGAG GGAGGAGAAGTTACCCGACTAAAGGAAGCAGCAGATGTGGTTGTCGTGGTGGTGATCAGCGCTGTCTTGGGCTGTCTCGGACGAAGAAccatggggtgtttaggagcagcTGGACATGGAGTAGCAACACCTGTACCTAGAATGTGA